A genome region from Gadus chalcogrammus isolate NIFS_2021 chromosome 5, NIFS_Gcha_1.0, whole genome shotgun sequence includes the following:
- the LOC130382433 gene encoding regulator of G-protein signaling 6-like isoform X1, with the protein MDIRKCRRERNPHRVKKSVYGVSDENQSQPSPAHIPSQPTRKPTKEDVQKEITFLNIQLDRHCLKVSKVADSLMGYTEQFQEYDPFVSLTEPSNPWISDDSSFWDLEASKDPSQQRVKRWGFSLEEALKDPVGRDQFLKFLESEFSSENLRFWLAVQELKRRPLQEVASRAQEIWQEFLAEGAPSSINLDSHSYERTSQNLKDPGRYSFEDAQEHIFKLMKSDSYARFLRSNIYQDLLLARKKQQPADTEQGRRTSLEKFTRSVGKSLTGKRLTGLMQSS; encoded by the exons ATGGACATTCGCAAGTGTCGGCGAGAGAGGAATCCACACAGGGTAAAGAAG TCCGTGTACGGAGTGTCGGACGAGAACCAGAGCCAGCCCAGTCCGGCCCACATCCCCTCGCAGCCCACTCGGAAGCCCACCAAAGAGGACGTTCAGAAGGAG atCACCTTCCTCAACATCCAGCTGGACAGGCACTGTCTCAAGGTGTCCAAGGTGGCCGACAGCCTCATGGGCTACACGGAGCAGTTCCAGGAGTACGACCCCTTCGTGTCCCTCACCGAGCCCTCCAACCCCTGGATCAGCGACGACTCCTCCTTCTGGGACCTGGAGGCCAG CAAGGACCCCAGCCAGCAGCGGGTGAAGAGGTGGGGCTTCTCCCTGGAGGAGGCACTCAAGGACCCAGTGGGGCGGGACCAGTTCCTGAAGTTCCTGGAGTCAGAGTTCAGCTCAGAGAACCTCAG GTTCTGGTTGGCGGTGCAGGAGCTGAAGCGCCGACCCCTGCAGGAGGTGGCCTCGCGGGCCCAGGAGATCTGGCAGGAGTTCCTGGCCGAGGGCGCCCCCAGCTCCATCAACCTGGACTCCCACAGCTACGAGCGCACCAGCCAGAACCTCAAGGACCCCGGCCGCTACAGCTTCGAGGACGCACAG GAGCACATCTTTAAGCTAATGAAAAGTGACAGCTATGCACGCTTCTTGCGATCCAACATCTACCAAGACCTCCTGCTCGCCAGGAAAAAG CAGCAGCCGGCCGACACAGAGCAGGGCCGCCGCACCTCCCTAGAGAAGTTCACCCGCAGTGTG ggcAAGTCGTTGACGGGGAAGCGTCTGACGGGCCTGATGCAGTCGTCCTGA
- the LOC130382433 gene encoding regulator of G-protein signaling 6-like isoform X2, translating into MDIRKCRRERNPHRVKKSVYGVSDENQSQPSPAHIPSQPTRKPTKEDVQKEITFLNIQLDRHCLKVSKVADSLMGYTEQFQEYDPFVSLTEPSNPWISDDSSFWDLEASKDPSQQRVKRWGFSLEEALKDPVGRDQFLKFLESEFSSENLRFWLAVQELKRRPLQEVASRAQEIWQEFLAEGAPSSINLDSHSYERTSQNLKDPGRYSFEDAQEHIFKLMKSDSYARFLRSNIYQDLLLARKKQPADTEQGRRTSLEKFTRSVGKSLTGKRLTGLMQSS; encoded by the exons ATGGACATTCGCAAGTGTCGGCGAGAGAGGAATCCACACAGGGTAAAGAAG TCCGTGTACGGAGTGTCGGACGAGAACCAGAGCCAGCCCAGTCCGGCCCACATCCCCTCGCAGCCCACTCGGAAGCCCACCAAAGAGGACGTTCAGAAGGAG atCACCTTCCTCAACATCCAGCTGGACAGGCACTGTCTCAAGGTGTCCAAGGTGGCCGACAGCCTCATGGGCTACACGGAGCAGTTCCAGGAGTACGACCCCTTCGTGTCCCTCACCGAGCCCTCCAACCCCTGGATCAGCGACGACTCCTCCTTCTGGGACCTGGAGGCCAG CAAGGACCCCAGCCAGCAGCGGGTGAAGAGGTGGGGCTTCTCCCTGGAGGAGGCACTCAAGGACCCAGTGGGGCGGGACCAGTTCCTGAAGTTCCTGGAGTCAGAGTTCAGCTCAGAGAACCTCAG GTTCTGGTTGGCGGTGCAGGAGCTGAAGCGCCGACCCCTGCAGGAGGTGGCCTCGCGGGCCCAGGAGATCTGGCAGGAGTTCCTGGCCGAGGGCGCCCCCAGCTCCATCAACCTGGACTCCCACAGCTACGAGCGCACCAGCCAGAACCTCAAGGACCCCGGCCGCTACAGCTTCGAGGACGCACAG GAGCACATCTTTAAGCTAATGAAAAGTGACAGCTATGCACGCTTCTTGCGATCCAACATCTACCAAGACCTCCTGCTCGCCAGGAAAAAG CAGCCGGCCGACACAGAGCAGGGCCGCCGCACCTCCCTAGAGAAGTTCACCCGCAGTGTG ggcAAGTCGTTGACGGGGAAGCGTCTGACGGGCCTGATGCAGTCGTCCTGA
- the LOC130382433 gene encoding regulator of G-protein signaling 6-like isoform X3 has protein sequence MDIRKCRRERNPHRVKKSVYGVSDENQSQPSPAHIPSQPTRKPTKEDVQKEITFLNIQLDRHCLKVSKVADSLMGYTEQFQEYDPFVSLTEPSNPWISDDSSFWDLEASKDPSQQRVKRWGFSLEEALKDPVGRDQFLKFLESEFSSENLRFWLAVQELKRRPLQEVASRAQEIWQEFLAEGAPSSINLDSHSYERTSQNLKDPGRYSFEDAQEHIFKLMKSDSYARFLRSNIYQDLLLARKKGKSLTGKRLTGLMQSS, from the exons ATGGACATTCGCAAGTGTCGGCGAGAGAGGAATCCACACAGGGTAAAGAAG TCCGTGTACGGAGTGTCGGACGAGAACCAGAGCCAGCCCAGTCCGGCCCACATCCCCTCGCAGCCCACTCGGAAGCCCACCAAAGAGGACGTTCAGAAGGAG atCACCTTCCTCAACATCCAGCTGGACAGGCACTGTCTCAAGGTGTCCAAGGTGGCCGACAGCCTCATGGGCTACACGGAGCAGTTCCAGGAGTACGACCCCTTCGTGTCCCTCACCGAGCCCTCCAACCCCTGGATCAGCGACGACTCCTCCTTCTGGGACCTGGAGGCCAG CAAGGACCCCAGCCAGCAGCGGGTGAAGAGGTGGGGCTTCTCCCTGGAGGAGGCACTCAAGGACCCAGTGGGGCGGGACCAGTTCCTGAAGTTCCTGGAGTCAGAGTTCAGCTCAGAGAACCTCAG GTTCTGGTTGGCGGTGCAGGAGCTGAAGCGCCGACCCCTGCAGGAGGTGGCCTCGCGGGCCCAGGAGATCTGGCAGGAGTTCCTGGCCGAGGGCGCCCCCAGCTCCATCAACCTGGACTCCCACAGCTACGAGCGCACCAGCCAGAACCTCAAGGACCCCGGCCGCTACAGCTTCGAGGACGCACAG GAGCACATCTTTAAGCTAATGAAAAGTGACAGCTATGCACGCTTCTTGCGATCCAACATCTACCAAGACCTCCTGCTCGCCAGGAAAAAG ggcAAGTCGTTGACGGGGAAGCGTCTGACGGGCCTGATGCAGTCGTCCTGA